Proteins encoded by one window of Myxococcota bacterium:
- a CDS encoding CDP-alcohol phosphatidyltransferase family protein, which yields MIKERFAPSELDAFVSRLFPFVRGLRIAPDTLTLAGAGVSLLAAWAFAEERSFLAGLLLMVAGFCDLTDGVVARQQGVSSAAGAFFDSSIDRLSDLLVFGGIVLACVREANVGGAALVLWAITASVMTSYTRASAERRLHSLKVGFMERAERFLVLIVGALTTFVMTAVFVIAACATYTALQRVLAGRRLLRELEETGVDPTRPAESAHGA from the coding sequence TTGATCAAGGAGCGCTTCGCACCGTCCGAGCTCGACGCGTTCGTCTCGCGGCTGTTTCCGTTCGTGCGCGGGCTGCGCATCGCGCCCGACACACTCACCCTGGCGGGCGCGGGTGTGTCGCTGCTCGCGGCCTGGGCGTTCGCCGAGGAGCGCTCGTTCCTCGCCGGGCTCCTGCTCATGGTCGCGGGCTTCTGTGACCTGACCGACGGCGTGGTGGCCCGCCAGCAGGGTGTCTCGTCGGCCGCGGGCGCGTTCTTCGACTCTTCGATCGACCGGCTGTCCGATCTCTTGGTCTTCGGCGGCATCGTGCTGGCGTGCGTGCGCGAGGCCAACGTGGGCGGCGCGGCGCTCGTGCTGTGGGCGATCACGGCCTCGGTCATGACCAGCTACACGCGCGCGTCGGCCGAGCGCCGGCTCCACTCACTCAAGGTCGGGTTCATGGAGCGCGCCGAGCGCTTCCTGGTGCTGATCGTCGGTGCGCTCACCACGTTCGTCATGACTGCGGTGTTCGTGATCGCCGCCTGCGCGACTTACACCGCGCTGCAGCGCGTGCTCGCGGGACGCCGGCTGCTGCGCGAGCTCGAGGAGACCGGCGTCGACCCGACGCGGCCCGCGGAGTCGGCCCATGGCGCGTGA
- a CDS encoding DUF1844 domain-containing protein, with product MAREQGGPRGFQMGESEGDALPEMSFATLVLSLSTSALLHLGVPPEPHEGAAPEVNLPLARQTIDILEILRDKTRGNLEESESRLLDGVLHDLRMRFVEARKKSGA from the coding sequence ATGGCGCGTGAGCAGGGCGGACCGCGCGGCTTCCAGATGGGCGAGTCCGAGGGCGACGCGCTGCCGGAGATGAGCTTCGCCACGCTGGTGCTCTCGCTCTCGACCTCGGCGCTCCTGCACCTGGGCGTGCCGCCCGAGCCGCACGAGGGCGCCGCGCCCGAAGTGAACCTGCCGCTTGCGCGCCAGACGATCGACATCCTCGAGATCCTGCGCGACAAGACGCGCGGCAACCTCGAAGAGAGTGAGTCGCGCCTGCTCGACGGGGTGCTGCACGACCTGCGCATGCGCTTCGTGGAAGCCCGCAAGAAATCGGGCGCATGA
- a CDS encoding 4-(cytidine 5'-diphospho)-2-C-methyl-D-erythritol kinase codes for MIEVQAPAKLNLGLEVLRRRADGYHEIETCFVPLRLFDRLTLAKGLSGSGLRLEIPGAPELPTDRGNLVVRAAERGCTALGLAPDLALTLEKHIPIAAGLGGGSSDAAATLLGLEALAGRELPRDERAKLALELGADVPFFLDPKPALGRGVGEKLEALSGVPEMHWVLVAFPFPVSTAWAYTEAARELTLPRDPSSIAALLRPHGLLSPPRNDLETVSAKRHPEIPAARRALERAGALATGMSGSGPTVFGRFEDPSAARRAAETVEVPAGARTIATSSPGSDSRHWGWGVAKW; via the coding sequence ATGATCGAGGTCCAGGCCCCGGCCAAGCTGAACCTCGGGCTCGAGGTGCTGCGGCGCCGCGCCGACGGCTACCACGAGATCGAGACCTGCTTCGTGCCGCTGCGCCTGTTCGACCGACTCACTCTGGCGAAGGGCCTGTCCGGGTCCGGGCTGCGGCTCGAGATCCCCGGCGCGCCCGAGCTCCCGACCGACCGGGGCAACCTGGTGGTGCGCGCGGCCGAGCGCGGCTGCACGGCGCTGGGCCTCGCGCCCGACCTCGCGCTCACGCTCGAGAAGCACATCCCGATCGCGGCCGGCCTGGGCGGCGGGTCTTCGGACGCGGCCGCCACGCTGCTCGGGCTCGAGGCCCTGGCGGGCCGGGAGCTGCCGCGCGACGAGCGCGCCAAGCTGGCGCTGGAGCTGGGCGCCGACGTGCCCTTCTTTCTCGACCCCAAGCCCGCGCTCGGGCGGGGGGTCGGCGAGAAACTCGAGGCGCTGTCGGGCGTGCCCGAGATGCACTGGGTGCTGGTGGCGTTCCCGTTCCCGGTCTCCACGGCGTGGGCCTACACCGAGGCGGCGCGCGAATTGACGCTCCCCCGGGACCCGTCTAGCATTGCCGCGCTTCTTCGGCCCCATGGCCTGCTCTCGCCTCCGCGAAACGACCTCGAGACCGTGAGCGCAAAGCGCCACCCCGAGATTCCGGCGGCACGGCGCGCGCTGGAGCGCGCGGGTGCGCTCGCGACGGGCATGAGCGGCAGCGGACCGACGGTGTTCGGACGGTTCGAGGACCCAAGTGCGGCGCGACGCGCCGCGGAGACAGTCGAGGTACCGGCGGGAGCGAGGACGATCGCCACGAGTTCGCCCGGCAGCGACTCCCGTCACTGGGGATGGGGCGTCGCCAAGTGGTAA